The DNA window GCAGTGATCCCGTTTATCGAAAGCCAGTCGAGGATCGGGCCGGCGATGAAGCAATGATGGTCCATGATCCCTACTCCTCAGGAGATCCCACCTCAGATGGCCAGATTGCGATCAGCAGGATGGCGACCGCGCTACCGATGACTGACTCACAGAACCGAAGGCCCGCGTTGATGATCGGGTTCAGATCGGGATTCAGAAACGAGATCACCATGATCACCCCGACCGTCAGGGCGGCGAGGCGAGGGTGACCCGGAATATGAAGTTCCTGGCAGATCAGAACGGTCAGGCCGATCATGATCGCCATCCCAAACGGGTTGAACGGCAGGAAGGAGAGGTAGAGCCCACTCATCACCGCCCCTACCAGTGAACCGAGGACCCGGAGCCATGCGTTGTCGATGGTGTCCTGCCGGGTCTCCTGCATTACCACGATTCCCGAGACCATCGACCAGAGCGCCCCGGTGGTCGTCATAATCGGGGTACCGGAGATCGATCCCGTGAGATAATACGCCCCTAAGTAGGCCAGCAGGGATACGAGCAGATACTGGACTGTGATGGTGATATACTGGACCTGCCCTCTCATGGTTTACCATACCTCTTCTCGGGCTTTCGGAAAAAATATCGGATCGTGTATCATCGGTCGGGCATGATCTCCTAACCGAGATGACAAAAAACGGAACTACTATCTACCCCCTGGGCCATCATCTTCCATGCATCAGCACCTACGTGACACCATCGGGCTCGGAATGGCCTTCTGGCTGATCGGGTACCTCCTCTCGCTCGTCCTCTACTTCATCCTGCCACCCGGGGTCATGGGCTGGATCCTCTTTGTCGTACTGACACCGGTGATGATCGGAGTCACCTGGCGGTGGTTCAGAGATCGGAACCTCCCGGTTACCTATTACCTGAGGGTCGCACTCACCTGGACCGCGATCGCGGTGGTGGGTGACTATCTCTTCATTGTGCACCTCTTCTCATCTCAGGGTTACTATCAGGCCGATGTGCTCGTCTATTATCTGGTGACATTCCTGATCCCGATGGGCGTAGGAATTGGACTGAACCGGAAAGGCGATGAAGCCCGGACCACCAGATGATCACCCGCGGTTCATCGATCTGTTGGAGAAAGTCAGATGGATCAGAACCATCGACGATTGGGTTCCTTGAGAACCCTCAAAATGAGAAAATATTTTAGTTGAGTCTGGGTTAGAACCCAGAACCCCATAAAGAACCCATTTGAGAACCCTCCTCAGGGGGACTGGAGATCATCCAATGCGGGATTTTTCCGGAAAACTGGAGAGACCCATCACCCAACACCTACAGTCGAAACCCCGGGACCGTCTCAAAGAGGTTCTGATAGAGTCTGGAGAAGAGGGCGATATATTCGGGTGCCCGTTCGGTTGCAGCATAGGTGGTCTTCTCCCCTGCCAGTACTTTCAACAGGTATCCCCTGGTGACCAGAAACTCGAGATACTCCTGCCCGGTCTTTGAGTTGAGGTCACAGCGGTTGATGATCCCGGTGAATGACCTCGGTGTTTTGCAGAAGACAAGGATCTCCCAGTAGATCTCGTAGGGCGTCCTTCTTCCACTCATGGGCTGTACTCCTCCATCATTCTCTGGAGTTCTTCTTCAGACCGGGCGATCTCCATCATCCTTCGATCCCAGACCGAGGAGTACTTCCAGAAGAGATACGAGTTGAGGAGGCTGACCAGACTCATCCCCAGAGTGATCAGTGCTGAAGGGAGCAGCAGGGAATTGAAGAGATCGATGGTGAATGCCCCGGCGGTCAGCCCGAGGGATACAAACTCGATACTGTTCAGGATGCCGAGCACGAAGAAACAGACGCCACCAAGGGTGCATACCAGGATCATCTGTTCGATGACCGGTTTATTCTCCCGGTACTGGGTGATCATCCTGACGATCAGCCCGGTGATCTCCTCCTCAGTGCCCTGGTCGGCCAGGGCGCTCAAGGCCTCCCGGATCTCCTGCACTCCACAAAAGATTCTGGCGCTCGAGGAGATCCATTTCAATCCCAGCAGGAATGCCAGGGCAGCCAGGACGAGGATCACCATTGAGACTCTGGGGGATCCTGGTATCGAAGTGACCTGCTGGACGATGGTGGAAACCCCAAAAGCTATCGCCAGAGCACCAAAAACCAGGTTCAACAGGGAGAGGAGGAAGAACGCTCGAAGTTCGTTCTCGAACCGTTCACGCACATGCTTGTTCATCGCCGTATTCACTGGACTAATGGTAGGTCTGATGGTTATAAAAACGGCCATGAATCTGAAGTACATAGCAGCGTTCGCCGGCATCGAACGATCAAAAAAGGGCTGGGGGGGAAAGGAATAGCAGATTACAGCCCCTCGATGAACCGGAACAGACCCTGAGGAACCGTGATCTCAAACCGCGTACCCCTGCCGGGTTCACCGGTCTCCCGGATACTCATCCCGGAACTTTCGAGGATGTCATGCACAAAGGTGATACAGAAATCCTGTGCCCTGACGATCTCACGGGTGAAGAGATCCCGTTTTCTGCTACCGGATAGACCAGCACTGTTGTCCTCATAGGTGAGGCAGAGACCATCGGGCACCTCAGTACAGGTGATCCGGACCTCAGGATTTGTGCTCTGGTTCTTCAGAGTATATTCGATCAGGAGGGAGAACATCCGGTCAAGGGTCGGATCACAGAAGAGTTCCAGGTGATCCAGATCGAGGTCAATCCGGAGGAGAGTTACGCCAATTCTGGACCAGGCCTGATGGACTGCATCTTCAACACTCATCCACCGCCGGGGGAGCGAACCGATCTTCTGGTAATCCATCGTGTACTGGAGCAGGTCATGGATCTGGCCAAGTAGTCGCTCCTCTGCCTCGATGAATGCCATGCCCTTCTCGTCCTGGGTCAGGTCCCGTGAAAGGTCGACATATCCCCGGATACCACTGATCTTGTTTTGGATCTCATGCCAGGCGACAATGTTCATGAGATCGAGTTTCTTGCGAATGAGGGTGAACTGACGCTCCATTCGTCTCCGTTCTGTGACATCGGAGATCACATAGGCAAATCGCGGATTCCCGCTCACCGATATACACAGATATCTGACCGTTGCAGAGAAGAAGTGCTCATCGTCATCAAACCACTGGGTGTATTCAAAGGAGACCGGCTGGTCCAGGCGTCGACTCTCCTCACAGTGCTGAATCCAGGTTCGATTATTTCGGACGAGATCATCGATTTCCGGTATGATCCGGGGTAGGGAGTTCCCCTTCTTCTGTTTCAGAAACCCGGAGGTGCAGGGATTATCAGATATATCAATGATATCAGTGTCCACGACTTCAGCAATTCCCCGAAAGAGACCCGGGGTATCAGTGATATTCTGAATGCAGGAACTGCAGTCCATCAGTGAATAATCTGCGCGCTTGCGATCGGTGACCATCATCATTATGAATCACACACAATCCACATTATCCCGGTGATAATGTATATCATTACCGTTTTAACGATTTTAACGCCATTAAAATAAATTACGTCGTTGTAATCCCGGGGCTGAATACAACTGGAGACATCCTCATAACAGACACTCAATACCGCTGTCAGGAGGTGGATCCGAGGTGCCGATCCAGAGGGATTTTCCATAGAGAAGAACAAAGTCCTCTTGGTTATCCGGTGCACACTATGAGCGATCTCTTAAGCGTCATCTCAGCCTCTGAAAAGAGGCGCAATCTTCTGATTCTCCTGAACAGTGGACCAAAGGAATGGGATGAGATCAAACATACCCTCAATGTAACCTCCACCGGGATGCTCCCCCAGGTAAAAATTCTCGAAGATGAACACCTTATCGAGAGAGATGGAAAGAACTTCTTCCTCACCCCGATGGGGAGGGTGCTGACTGCACAGATGATCCCCCTGATAAAAACAATGGATGTCTTTGATCGGGAGAAGAAGTACTGGCACGAACACTCCCTCGATGCACTCCCGTATGAACTCCTGCTCGATATCAGTGACCTCGGAAATTATAAGATCATTGAAAATTCTGATGAAGAAATCTTTGATATCACCACATTTCTCAACAATATTGCCACCTCAAAGACAGTGAAAGGGATATCTCATGCAGTGCACCCACGGTACCCTGAATTCTTCTTAAACCTTGCAAAAACCGGTGTCGAAGCATCATTGATCCTGACCCCGGGAGTGTATAAGATCATGAAGGATAAGTACTACGATGCCTTTGAAGAGGGGTTACGCTACAAGACATCAAGCGTGTACGTATCAAAGGATGATATAAAATTCTCGTATACTGTCACGGACTCATACTTTTCGATCTCCCTCTTCTATAATAACGGTGTCTTTGACTCGAAGAACGACCTTATCAGTCGTGACCAGTCTGCACTTGCATGGGGAGAGCGTATCTTCTCATACTACAGAGACCGGTCGGAAAAAATTGAGTCTTTGGATTAACCCACAACACACGCCCTGATGGTCAGTCCGATGATCGGCTCCCAGCTGATCACAAACTCCCTCATCTTCCTGAAGATAAGTGAGGGTCTGTCTTCAAAGGATGAGGAATAGACCATCAGAAACGCGATAGTGACCACCAGGCTGAAGAGCAGGATGATCCATTCACTCCGGATGATATGGAGGTTCAGCGCGTAGATCATCACGCCGTACAGCCCCAGCAGGATCAGGATCAGCACACCTCGGGTCATATTCTCCCCGAGACAGGCCGGCAGGGTCCGGATGCCTGCCATCATGTCCCCCTTGACATCCTTGAAATCGTTCACACAGGAGTTGACGAAGACTCGCGATCCATAGAAGAGGAAGATAATACCGACCGTCACGAGACTGGTGGTCCACTGACTGATGATCAGGGCGATCGTTCCTCCCCAGGTGATCCCGACGATGATGTTCTTTACGCCGACACTTCCTTTGAGTTTGATCGTATGGGACCCGATCCGGATCCCACGGGTATAGAAGTACCCCACGATAAAGGGGAAGAGAGGTGCGAGGTATATCCCGTCCATGCCAAGGATCGACGCCCCCAGAAGAAATGTCACGGCACTGGCGATGAGACCGGCATTCCGGTTTGCACCACACAGTTCACTCTTATTGATCGCATCCTCTTTACAGTCGAGGGCACGGTCCAGTGTATAGGTGGAGTAGATGATCAGTATACAGGCACAGTATACCGGTATTCTCATAGCAAGACCTGCGAGGAGGAAGGCAATGTGCAGCCGAAGTCCCCCTGATAGTGCGACAACTGTGGATGAATTCAACAGTCGCATCGTTGGTGTGGCAAAAGGAGTCACACCTTAAAAAATTTCTTGTGTTCTATTATTATAACCGCATTATAATTTTTTATCTGATTATAATCTTGCAGATTGACCCATCCATCATATCATCTGTATACCCAGTCACCTGACCTGATGAAACAGAACCACGAGGAAGAGTCGACTCATCTCCATCTCAGATTTGTCAGGAATATCAGAAAGCCTCATCTCCCATGAAAGGAGAATGAAGGCTCGATGATCACACAGGGCATCATCAAAAAACTCTGGGATGAGACTGGAGTCGGAAACGTCGCCCTATGAATGGATGAAACGATGACCGTGGTGCCAGCCAACTATCCAGATGAGACCGCCGGAGAACGACCGATGGTCATCCTCAAGCCCATCGCCCTGGTGAATCAGTACGAACTGCTGGACTTCGCCCTGAACGATGAAGGATTACTTGAAGAAATCGAACGGGTGGTCAGGACCGCCGGCGGCGTGATCACCCGGGGCCAGAGACAATAAAACCCTGGTCGGGGATGATCCCCGCTCTCCCATCAGGTGGTGTCAGCCTTCCGGGGGACTCTGACGAGGAGAAAGAGGATGGCCGCGATGAGTATGATCACCGGGAAGAGGGTCAGGGTCGCGGTGAGGCCGAGATGGTCGGCGACCGCTCCGGAGACCGATACACCCAGTCCGCCGGCACCCATCGCGATCCCCATAAAGAGACCCGAGATCATGCCGATCTGTGAAGGGATCATCTCGTGAGCCATGGCGATGGTGACAGAGAACGACGACCAGAGCAGGAACCCAAAGGTCATGATGGCGGCGATCTGCGCGACCCCGTGGGTGAGAAGGATCAGTGCGAAGGCAGGGATGGCTGCAAACGTGGAGACGACGACGATCGGCTTTCTGCCCAGACGATCTGATAGTATGCCACCGGTGATCTGCCCGGCGACGCCGGAGAGGAGCATGACGCTGACGAGCATCGTGGCCGTCAGGATCGGATAACCATTCAGGACCAGATACGTGGGGAGGAACGTCATCGTCCCGAAGGTCACCCAGGCCCGCAGGGTGCTCCCGCCGAAGAGGAGGAGCACCGGCCGCCAGTTTTCATGGTCGGACATGGCAACCTTCCTGACGACCGGACAAGTATCAGGGATCGGACTGACGAGGAGGATCAGGGCACCGACCACCGCTGGAATGACCAGCCAGGTGACTGCAGGGATCCCTCCGAAGGTCAGCACCAGCCCCCCGAGGATCGGGCCGAGTGCCTGTCCGAGGTTGCCACCTACGACAAAGAATGAGGTGATCCGCCCCCGGTCTCCCTGACTCGCGATCGCATCGACCTTGCAGAGCGCACCGGGATGGAAGGTGGCATGGCCGATACCGGATATCGCGACGCAGACGAGCAGGATCAGGTAGTGATCAGTGAGCTGACCGACGAGGGCAATGCCGAGGCCGGAGAGGAGGATCGAGAGGCCGACACTGACCCGGAACCCACGACTGTCGGCCAGCCGCCCGAAGACTGGCTGGAGGAGTGACGAGATCAGACTGTGCATCACCGGCAGGAGAGCTGCCTGGAAGTAACTGTAGCCCATCGTCGTGATCAGCACCGGCTGCAGGGCCATCAGCACCGGTGCATAGATATCATTGATCAGATGGGCCAGTGCCAGTTCAGAGATCTCCTTTAGCCTGGCGGAGGTCCGGGCCGGCCGGGTCTGCCCGGTGCCCGGTTCTGCCTCCATTCATCTCACCTCCCGTGACTGCAGCCGTGCCGTAAGGAGTTCCTCGATTCGTTCATCATAGACAGATTCAAACGCATTGAAGAAACGGGCGATCAACTCCAGTTCCTCCTCTGAAAGGGGGCCGACCCGTTCGGTGGTCCTCGTGTAGATCTCCTTATGAGTCTGTTCATGGTACCTGTAGGCGACCCATCCCTGGTCGGTCAGCTCGAGCGAGACCTCCCGTTCGTTCTTCCGGCCCCGGACTTTCTTCACCAGCCCGCGTCCAGCCAGTTTTGTGACGGCCTGTGAGGCGGCCGAAGGGGTCACCCCGAGCAGGTCGGCGATGACCCGGACATTGTTCTCCGGGGTGGCGCCGATCGCCTGAATGGTATGGATCTCAGAGAGGAAGAGTGACTCCTTCACCCCGTAATCACGAGGGATGCTCTCCATCTCATTGACCTTGTTCCGAAGCCGCATCCAGATCTGGTACACTTCCTGCATGGTGATGGGGTGAGATGCCATAATGATCAACCAATTATATACTTAATTAATAAGTCACTAATTGGTTTAACTATTTTGTATCAATCCACCCGGTTCGGCATATTCCCTTTCACCAGGGAGCGACAATTGGCATAAAGACTGGACAGATGATACCATTATATATTCAACCGATATAGTGCCCCCTATGAAAGAAGAAAGCCGGCTCCCATTGCCGCCATTCTCATTCGAGACCGCGGTGGAGAAAGTACGAATGGCAGAGGATGGATGGAACTCAAGGAACCCAGAACTGGTCTCGCTGGCCTACAGTATCGACAGCAGATGGCGCAACCGGGCCGAGTTCGTCAATGGTCGCGAAGAGATCGTCGCGTTTCTGAAACGGAAGTGGGCGAAGGAACTCGAATATCGCCTGATCAAGGAGATCTGGGCGTTCCAGGAGAACAGGATCGCCGTACGATTCGCCTATGAATGGCATGATGATGCAGGGAACTGGTTCCGTTCGTACGGTAACGAGAACTGGGAGTTCGATCAGACCGGCCGAATGAGTGTGCGCCATGCCAGCATCAACGACCTGCCGATAACCGAGGGGGAACGGAAGTTCCACTGGCCGCTCGGTCGACGCCCCGATGATTACCCCGGCCTGTCTTCCTTTGGCCTATGACCAAGGAAAAGGAAAGAACCCTTTTTTTGACACTGATCTCACTCCCCGCCACAATGAACCCGGCCCACGATCACCTGGCCGCCCTCTGCACTGAGTCATAGGAGAGCGACCGACCGGTTCGGCCGGCAGTCGACGGGCTGAGGAGTACATCCAAGAAGAACTCGAAGCGCTCGGGTATCAGGTCGAGGGGCAGGAATTTTTGACCAGGAACTGGACGGTGGAGGAGGCGATCTGCCAGTGCGGAGAGGAGACGATCTTGGTGGTGTAGATCGGATCGATGGACGACATGAAGCAGCCAGACCTTGTCGGGAAGGTCGTCATCGCCCACGGGGACCTGACCGCAGAGCCGCTGATGCCGAAGAACTTCCGGTTCTACTGGCATGAACCGCACCGGGAGATCATACGGGTCATCGAGGAGAAAGGGCCGGCCACCCGGATCACGGTCTCTCCCCGGTAGGATTACGCAGTGCCGGTGATCATCTCGCCGGAGACTTCCAGATCCCCCCCCGTACGGTCACCTCACCGGCAGGGGACCACCTCCGCTCGCACCCGGACTCCCCGATCACCCTGACTTAAAAACCAGGATCAGCCCGATCTGGGCCGCCAACGTGATCGGCTGGCAGGGGACCAGGAAAAGAGGATCGTCCTCTGTGCAAACCAGAACACCAAGCATTACACCCCCGGTGCCCTCGACAATGCCTCGGGGGTGGCTGCCCTGCTCCTCCTCACCTGGAGGTTCGCTGAGCAGCCGCCGACCATCGGACTGGAGGGTCTTCTTCAATGGGGAGGAGTGTTACCATGTCCCGGGTGAAGGAGCGTACCTCGATGCCGGCTCCCCGGACCCGGCGAAGGTCGCCCCGGCAATCAATATCGATGGGATCGGCCTTTTTTATCACCGGTCAGGCATTTCGTATTATGGATGTCCAGAGGACATGGTCGTCACAGCTGAGCAGGCAAGAGAGCCTTTTCCAGACCCGGAACGGACCGAGCCCTGGCCCCAGGGGGATCATATGATCTTCCAGGGCGTACCGACGATGGCC is part of the Methanosphaerula palustris E1-9c genome and encodes:
- a CDS encoding FUSC family protein, whose product is MRGQVQYITITVQYLLVSLLAYLGAYYLTGSISGTPIMTTTGALWSMVSGIVVMQETRQDTIDNAWLRVLGSLVGAVMSGLYLSFLPFNPFGMAIMIGLTVLICQELHIPGHPRLAALTVGVIMVISFLNPDLNPIINAGLRFCESVIGSAVAILLIAIWPSEVGSPEE
- a CDS encoding winged helix-turn-helix domain-containing protein, producing the protein MSGRRTPYEIYWEILVFCKTPRSFTGIINRCDLNSKTGQEYLEFLVTRGYLLKVLAGEKTTYAATERAPEYIALFSRLYQNLFETVPGFRL
- a CDS encoding sensor histidine kinase; this encodes MMMVTDRKRADYSLMDCSSCIQNITDTPGLFRGIAEVVDTDIIDISDNPCTSGFLKQKKGNSLPRIIPEIDDLVRNNRTWIQHCEESRRLDQPVSFEYTQWFDDDEHFFSATVRYLCISVSGNPRFAYVISDVTERRRMERQFTLIRKKLDLMNIVAWHEIQNKISGIRGYVDLSRDLTQDEKGMAFIEAEERLLGQIHDLLQYTMDYQKIGSLPRRWMSVEDAVHQAWSRIGVTLLRIDLDLDHLELFCDPTLDRMFSLLIEYTLKNQSTNPEVRITCTEVPDGLCLTYEDNSAGLSGSRKRDLFTREIVRAQDFCITFVHDILESSGMSIRETGEPGRGTRFEITVPQGLFRFIEGL
- a CDS encoding helix-turn-helix transcriptional regulator, which translates into the protein MSDLLSVISASEKRRNLLILLNSGPKEWDEIKHTLNVTSTGMLPQVKILEDEHLIERDGKNFFLTPMGRVLTAQMIPLIKTMDVFDREKKYWHEHSLDALPYELLLDISDLGNYKIIENSDEEIFDITTFLNNIATSKTVKGISHAVHPRYPEFFLNLAKTGVEASLILTPGVYKIMKDKYYDAFEEGLRYKTSSVYVSKDDIKFSYTVTDSYFSISLFYNNGVFDSKNDLISRDQSALAWGERIFSYYRDRSEKIESLD
- a CDS encoding UbiA family prenyltransferase → MTPFATPTMRLLNSSTVVALSGGLRLHIAFLLAGLAMRIPVYCACILIIYSTYTLDRALDCKEDAINKSELCGANRNAGLIASAVTFLLGASILGMDGIYLAPLFPFIVGYFYTRGIRIGSHTIKLKGSVGVKNIIVGITWGGTIALIISQWTTSLVTVGIIFLFYGSRVFVNSCVNDFKDVKGDMMAGIRTLPACLGENMTRGVLILILLGLYGVMIYALNLHIIRSEWIILLFSLVVTIAFLMVYSSSFEDRPSLIFRKMREFVISWEPIIGLTIRACVVG
- a CDS encoding MFS transporter — protein: MEAEPGTGQTRPARTSARLKEISELALAHLINDIYAPVLMALQPVLITTMGYSYFQAALLPVMHSLISSLLQPVFGRLADSRGFRVSVGLSILLSGLGIALVGQLTDHYLILLVCVAISGIGHATFHPGALCKVDAIASQGDRGRITSFFVVGGNLGQALGPILGGLVLTFGGIPAVTWLVIPAVVGALILLVSPIPDTCPVVRKVAMSDHENWRPVLLLFGGSTLRAWVTFGTMTFLPTYLVLNGYPILTATMLVSVMLLSGVAGQITGGILSDRLGRKPIVVVSTFAAIPAFALILLTHGVAQIAAIMTFGFLLWSSFSVTIAMAHEMIPSQIGMISGLFMGIAMGAGGLGVSVSGAVADHLGLTATLTLFPVIILIAAILFLLVRVPRKADTT
- a CDS encoding MarR family winged helix-turn-helix transcriptional regulator — encoded protein: MASHPITMQEVYQIWMRLRNKVNEMESIPRDYGVKESLFLSEIHTIQAIGATPENNVRVIADLLGVTPSAASQAVTKLAGRGLVKKVRGRKNEREVSLELTDQGWVAYRYHEQTHKEIYTRTTERVGPLSEEELELIARFFNAFESVYDERIEELLTARLQSREVR
- a CDS encoding nuclear transport factor 2 family protein, whose amino-acid sequence is MKEESRLPLPPFSFETAVEKVRMAEDGWNSRNPELVSLAYSIDSRWRNRAEFVNGREEIVAFLKRKWAKELEYRLIKEIWAFQENRIAVRFAYEWHDDAGNWFRSYGNENWEFDQTGRMSVRHASINDLPITEGERKFHWPLGRRPDDYPGLSSFGL
- a CDS encoding SRPBCC family protein, with amino-acid sequence MPRGWLPCSSSPGGSLSSRRPSDWRVFFNGEECYHVPGEGAYLDAGSPDPAKVAPAINIDGIGLFYHRSGISYYGCPEDMVVTAEQAREPFPDPERTEPWPQGDHMIFQGVPTMAISALTAFGVIEQVIHTPADSWTGWTKP